The Kordia sp. SMS9 genome window below encodes:
- a CDS encoding GAF domain-containing protein — protein sequence MDTTHTHHDINLPLQLLVSFDQVISFYDKYVEDVNHPYNKSAVEIVEYLNNYPALKEGISDLSQIEQYRDQIDLILDGLFPEILTDNEIKVATIPFSFQSFKYSNRLKNILKNAGDDYDFTARNLPEEELYLHACVLILNICYGYSIDLKRPFYFDIPDKNLGVMKHYRVAFNGDFCQVIPTENAPKITDDDVKLLLDNYDNIEVWKEKFPLESYIFKGFGIMNLFDVTFDETLSSIRSNLLRSDDSLIEDLRQNLREFFNIKDLELGFSVYVSSTKDGKSIKRIKKCDSLIFQRDQEIACDTFFCGGIAERVFRDNETIAISDVERYGEESGHNMFYKKLKAKGIQSIILIPIRAKQAGDLAVLEIASPRSYELNSVNQQKLRDIIPVFEAAVNRESESFQNVLEATIQEHYTSIHPAVKWRFYEAAEKFQSELVENVENPVVQNIVFENVHPLFGQSDIKGSSTARNKAIKEDLTTQLELAINVLKGAMDKANLPIYDELAFRISEYLDHTQEGLKAGDELGILEFLKKDIYPVFRHLKEIDVDVAKLVDTYMNRLDSNLKVVYEKRKEYEHSVTILNTKLANYIDKKQEEAQAMFPHYFERYKTDGVEYNMYIGQSLVKDKVFHKLYLYNLRLWQLQNMYEMEQVAYNARKDMIHDLQVASLILVHSNPLAIQFRMDEKQFDVDGAYNIRYEIIKKRIDKANIKGTTERLTVPGKIAIVYSQDKDAREYIKYIKYMQSKNYFGKLENLELEDLQSVSGLRALRVEVIYQDDFNEKSSLTIDQLMEEFK from the coding sequence ATGGACACAACACATACACACCACGATATAAATTTACCCTTACAACTCTTAGTCAGTTTTGATCAAGTGATCTCTTTCTATGATAAATATGTAGAAGATGTAAATCATCCCTACAATAAATCTGCCGTAGAAATTGTTGAGTATTTAAATAATTATCCAGCACTAAAAGAAGGGATTAGCGATTTATCACAAATAGAACAATATAGAGATCAAATCGATTTAATTTTAGACGGATTATTTCCAGAAATTTTAACGGATAACGAAATCAAAGTGGCTACGATTCCATTTTCATTTCAGTCGTTTAAATATTCAAATCGACTCAAAAATATTCTGAAAAACGCAGGTGATGATTACGATTTTACAGCACGGAATTTACCAGAAGAAGAGTTGTATTTGCATGCCTGTGTGCTAATTTTAAATATTTGTTATGGCTATTCGATCGACCTAAAACGTCCGTTCTATTTTGACATTCCAGATAAAAATTTAGGTGTCATGAAACACTACAGAGTTGCTTTTAACGGCGATTTTTGTCAAGTGATACCAACAGAAAATGCACCAAAAATTACAGACGATGATGTAAAATTACTATTAGATAATTACGACAATATTGAGGTTTGGAAAGAAAAATTTCCACTCGAAAGTTACATTTTCAAAGGATTTGGGATCATGAATCTATTTGATGTAACGTTTGATGAAACACTTTCTTCTATTCGTTCCAATTTATTGAGAAGTGATGATAGTTTGATAGAAGATCTTCGCCAAAATTTACGCGAATTTTTCAATATCAAAGATTTAGAATTAGGCTTCTCAGTATATGTAAGCTCTACAAAAGATGGAAAAAGCATCAAACGTATTAAAAAGTGTGACAGCTTAATTTTTCAAAGAGATCAAGAAATAGCATGTGATACATTTTTTTGTGGTGGAATTGCAGAGAGAGTATTTCGCGACAATGAAACCATTGCCATCTCTGATGTAGAAAGATACGGTGAAGAATCGGGTCATAACATGTTTTATAAAAAACTAAAAGCCAAAGGAATTCAGAGTATTATTTTGATTCCTATCAGAGCAAAACAAGCAGGAGATTTGGCAGTTTTAGAAATTGCATCGCCAAGATCGTACGAATTAAACTCTGTAAATCAGCAGAAGCTTCGAGACATCATTCCAGTATTTGAAGCAGCTGTAAATCGTGAATCAGAATCATTTCAAAATGTACTAGAAGCCACCATTCAAGAACATTATACGTCTATTCATCCTGCTGTAAAATGGCGTTTTTATGAAGCCGCAGAAAAATTTCAATCAGAATTGGTAGAAAATGTAGAAAATCCTGTAGTTCAAAATATTGTTTTTGAGAACGTACATCCGTTATTTGGACAAAGTGACATTAAAGGTTCTTCTACCGCAAGAAACAAAGCCATAAAAGAAGATTTAACGACGCAATTAGAGCTGGCTATCAATGTGCTCAAAGGTGCGATGGATAAGGCAAATCTTCCGATTTATGACGAATTGGCGTTTAGAATTAGCGAATATTTAGACCACACACAAGAAGGACTAAAAGCGGGTGATGAACTTGGGATTTTAGAGTTTTTAAAGAAAGATATTTATCCTGTTTTTAGACACTTAAAAGAGATTGATGTCGATGTAGCGAAATTGGTAGATACGTATATGAATCGTTTAGACTCTAATCTGAAAGTGGTGTACGAAAAGCGAAAAGAATATGAACATAGTGTGACCATTTTAAATACGAAATTGGCAAACTATATCGACAAAAAACAGGAAGAAGCACAAGCCATGTTTCCACACTATTTTGAGCGTTACAAAACGGATGGAGTAGAGTACAATATGTACATTGGACAGTCGTTAGTGAAAGACAAAGTATTCCATAAATTATACCTTTATAATTTGCGTTTATGGCAATTGCAGAACATGTATGAAATGGAACAAGTGGCGTACAACGCACGAAAAGATATGATTCATGACTTGCAAGTGGCTTCCTTGATTTTAGTACACAGCAATCCACTCGCGATTCAATTCCGTATGGACGAAAAGCAATTTGATGTAGATGGCGCGTACAACATTCGTTATGAAATCATTAAAAAACGTATTGACAAAGCCAATATAAAAGGTACAACAGAACGTTTAACCGTTCCTGGAAAAATTGCCATCGTATACTCACAAGACAAAGATGCTCGCGAGTACATAAAATATATCAAATACATGCAGTCGAAAAACTATTTTGGGAAATTAGAAAATCTCGAATTGGAAGACTTGCAAAGTGTTTCAGGTTTGCGCGCATTGCGTGTAGAAGTGATATATCAAGATGACTTTAACGAAAAATCATCCTTAACCATTGATCAATTAATGGAAGAATTCAAATAA
- a CDS encoding 2Fe-2S iron-sulfur cluster-binding protein: MSADINIKIKDREGVTHEIVAPTDMAMNLMEVVRSYELAPEGTIGICGGMAMCASCQCYVHSDHELPEMSVDEDMMLAEAFYVEDNSRLGCQIQMTLELEGLEVELAPES; encoded by the coding sequence ATGTCAGCAGACATCAACATAAAAATAAAAGATCGAGAAGGCGTTACACACGAAATCGTAGCGCCAACCGATATGGCAATGAACTTAATGGAAGTGGTACGTTCATACGAACTCGCTCCCGAAGGAACCATTGGAATTTGCGGCGGCATGGCAATGTGTGCTTCCTGTCAATGTTATGTACATTCTGATCATGAATTGCCAGAAATGAGCGTGGATGAAGACATGATGCTTGCAGAAGCGTTTTACGTAGAAGACAACAGCCGTTTGGGTTGCCAAATTCAAATGACGCTAGAACTGGAAGGTTTGGAAGTGGAATTGGCGCCGGAGAGTTAA
- a CDS encoding NAD(P)/FAD-dependent oxidoreductase, with the protein MIKTDILIIGAGPTGLFAVFEAGLLKLKCHLIDALPQPGGQCSEIYPKKPIYDIPGYPEVLAGDLVDNLMKQIEPFEPTFTLGERAETIEKLDDETFVVTTNKGTKHHAPIVAIAGGLGSFEPRKPPLKDLAQYEDKGVEYIIRDPELYRDKKVVIAGGGDSALDWSIFLADVASEVTLVHRRNEFRGALDSVEKVQELKNLGKINLITPAEITAIHGEKHVSGVEVTKKGEAPVTIDTDHFIPLFGLAPKLGPIADWGLEIEKNAIKVDNTLDYQTNIPGIYAIGDVNTYPGKLKLILCGFHEATLMCQSAYQRIFPNKKYVMKYTTVSGIDGFDGTRKEAPKAVVKAIN; encoded by the coding sequence ATGATTAAGACCGATATACTTATTATTGGAGCAGGTCCTACGGGACTTTTTGCTGTATTTGAAGCAGGATTATTAAAACTAAAATGTCATTTAATCGACGCGTTGCCACAGCCAGGCGGACAATGCTCGGAAATTTACCCTAAAAAACCCATCTATGATATTCCTGGATATCCAGAAGTATTGGCGGGCGATTTGGTAGATAATTTAATGAAGCAAATTGAGCCGTTTGAACCTACATTTACACTAGGAGAACGCGCAGAAACGATTGAAAAACTAGACGATGAAACGTTTGTCGTCACTACAAATAAAGGAACAAAACACCACGCACCTATTGTTGCCATTGCTGGCGGATTGGGAAGTTTTGAACCACGAAAACCACCGCTAAAAGACTTAGCGCAATACGAAGACAAAGGTGTCGAATACATCATTCGTGATCCAGAACTCTATCGCGACAAAAAAGTTGTCATTGCTGGTGGAGGCGATTCTGCGTTGGATTGGAGTATCTTTTTAGCAGATGTTGCTTCAGAAGTAACGTTGGTCCACAGAAGAAACGAATTCCGTGGTGCTTTAGATTCCGTTGAAAAAGTACAAGAACTCAAAAATCTCGGGAAAATCAACCTAATTACGCCTGCGGAAATTACGGCAATTCATGGAGAAAAGCACGTGTCAGGTGTTGAGGTGACCAAAAAAGGAGAAGCACCTGTTACGATTGACACAGATCATTTTATTCCACTATTTGGATTGGCACCAAAACTCGGACCCATTGCCGATTGGGGATTGGAAATTGAGAAAAACGCCATCAAAGTAGACAATACGTTGGACTATCAAACGAATATTCCAGGAATTTATGCCATTGGTGATGTAAATACCTATCCAGGGAAATTAAAGTTGATTCTGTGCGGATTCCACGAAGCAACCTTAATGTGTCAAAGTGCGTATCAACGTATCTTTCCAAACAAAAAATATGTCATGAAATACACCACCGTAAGTGGAATTGATGGTTTTGACGGCACACGTAAAGAAGCACCAAAAGCGGTGGTAAAAGCGATAAATTAA
- a CDS encoding NifU family protein, with protein MTTEEIRNNVEKALEEIRPFLQSDGGDIKLVDIENDTLVKVQLEGACVGCSVNQMTLKSGVEMTIKKHVPQIEKVISVED; from the coding sequence ATGACAACCGAAGAAATAAGAAACAACGTAGAAAAGGCACTGGAGGAAATTCGTCCTTTTTTACAAAGTGACGGTGGCGATATCAAACTCGTAGACATTGAAAATGACACCTTGGTCAAAGTTCAACTAGAAGGCGCATGTGTTGGTTGTAGCGTCAACCAAATGACCTTAAAGTCTGGTGTAGAAATGACCATCAAAAAACACGTACCACAAATTGAAAAAGTAATCAGTGTAGAAGACTAA
- a CDS encoding Mrp/NBP35 family ATP-binding protein, protein MKIEKKEIQAALSTITVPGEGANMIASGAVRNIMTFADEIVIDIVIANPALQAKKKVEADITSVLRDKVYADAKVKVNIKVERPEKPQIKGKQIPNIKNIIAVASGKGGVGKSTVTANLAVTLAGMGFKVGVLDADIYGPSMPIMFDVEGEKPLAVRIDGASKMKPVESYGVKILSIGFFTKPNQAVVWRGPMASKALNQMIFDAAWGELDFLLLDLPPGTGDIHLSIMQSLPITGAVVVSTPQNVALADAKKGVAMFQQDSINVPVLGIIENMAYFTPEELPNNKYYIFGKEGAKNLATDIDVPFLGEIPLVQSIREAGDVGRPAAMQTATLIEAAFEKLTQNVVQEVVNRNESLPATEVIKITTMAGCSAIKK, encoded by the coding sequence GTGAAAATAGAAAAGAAAGAAATACAAGCAGCATTAAGTACCATTACCGTTCCAGGTGAAGGTGCCAATATGATTGCTAGTGGTGCCGTGCGAAACATCATGACGTTTGCAGATGAAATCGTAATTGATATCGTCATCGCAAATCCTGCATTACAAGCTAAGAAAAAAGTAGAAGCAGACATTACATCGGTTTTGCGAGATAAAGTATACGCAGACGCGAAAGTCAAAGTAAACATTAAAGTTGAGCGACCTGAAAAACCGCAAATCAAAGGAAAGCAAATACCAAATATCAAAAATATCATTGCCGTTGCTTCTGGAAAAGGAGGCGTTGGAAAATCTACCGTAACGGCAAATTTAGCGGTAACCTTAGCGGGAATGGGCTTTAAAGTTGGCGTACTAGACGCGGATATTTACGGACCATCCATGCCAATTATGTTTGATGTAGAAGGCGAAAAACCGTTGGCGGTTCGTATAGATGGCGCTTCTAAAATGAAACCTGTAGAAAGTTACGGTGTTAAAATTCTTTCTATCGGATTCTTCACAAAGCCAAATCAAGCCGTCGTTTGGCGTGGACCCATGGCAAGCAAAGCTCTAAACCAAATGATTTTTGATGCCGCTTGGGGCGAATTGGATTTCTTACTATTAGACTTACCTCCAGGAACTGGAGACATTCATTTAAGCATCATGCAATCCTTACCAATCACAGGAGCCGTTGTGGTGAGTACACCGCAAAATGTGGCATTGGCAGATGCTAAAAAAGGGGTAGCAATGTTTCAGCAAGACAGCATAAACGTTCCTGTATTGGGAATTATAGAAAATATGGCGTACTTTACTCCTGAAGAGTTGCCAAACAATAAATATTACATCTTCGGAAAAGAAGGTGCTAAAAACCTAGCAACAGATATCGACGTGCCATTTTTAGGAGAAATTCCATTGGTGCAAAGCATTCGTGAAGCTGGAGACGTAGGAAGACCTGCAGCAATGCAAACCGCTACATTAATTGAAGCAGCTTTTGAAAAATTGACGCAAAATGTAGTGCAAGAAGTGGTAAACCGTAATGAAAGTTTACCTGCTACAGAAGTTATAAAAATTACAACAATGGCAGGATGTTCAGCCATCAAAAAATAA
- a CDS encoding T9SS type A sorting domain-containing protein, whose protein sequence is MKKTYLILLCTFCMHSIQAQIVNIGDPSLKAELIADGVDTNNDGEIQVSEALAVTNLNIINNQAETFQGIEEFTNLIELRIGSGTSIYNTDSENLDVRALTQLEELYLNSFGGYINLSDLHSLRIVDTNLSFGNPGKFNLTGLVNLEKFAHSVFNLSNHNFYLNHLSNLKELQLDGHGLTHLDVGNLINLQMLSCADNEISEIDLSNLINLTKLFCIQNQLTSLDLSRNNITETLLFADNPLVSLNIKDGIINDLDQSYTFNNTNIQSICCDANELSNVQLAVTNAGHSGVTYDTNCTPTTGTPYYTIQGKNIFDSTVDGCDISDGFLPTVAYTVSNGTNEVTIYTDKLGNYEFIGKAGNYTITPSVPDSNYYTFSPASITVNLPADGTTVNQDFCVTPNGAPIVTSLPLRLKNDILAQTNVDTNGDGEIQITEAESVTTLTVVSPVIKGLDDFVNLETLNCNSSILGDQYNTVRVLYLDVRPLINLKKLTVRGNRIATLDLSQNVNLENLDCRGNLLNSLLLTHNSNLKYLRCGNLLGSPDVPYGVYSPVNNNTFKTLDLSNNPILELVDCSYATMDGIIFGNNTNLQSIYAINNGLTSLDISQLPNLRILYCYTDDSTNNYIPDSEPNQITALDTSQNTNLLTLYCYKNSITSLDIALNTNLQSLNCSYNSLTSIDISQNPNLFYFNCGNNPLTNFDVSQNTGLKTLGCANIGLTTLDLSPFPELYSVNCRENTLTTLDISQNPALTYLNCENNQITQLFVKNGNTFTTTVTDDYYYTYHFKYAGNPIQYICADDFEIEEILNYMPSNLSIAVNTYCSFTPGGSYNTVQGTVRFDANGNGCDVNDDPYQYLNLTISNSSNETGTLASQNDGSYAFHVSDDDVYTVTPILENPTYFTVSPASVTVNFPTDASPFTQDFCITPNGTHNDVDVTLIPLNQARPGFDSNYKLVYKNKGNTTLSGTINLTFEDDFIELVSANPMVDTQAVNSLQWNYSNLVPFESREILFTMNLNTPTDASFPLNGDDILDFEATITPVIDDETMNDNTFTLSQTVVNSFDPNDKNCLQGTEVTTELVGKYVDYMIRFENTGTANAINVVVKDEINTAMFDPSSLIVTNTSHAVATRFTNANTVEFIFENINLPFDDASNDGYVTFKIKTLPTLMIDDTFENEAEIYFDYNFPIQTNNSITLIKDVLSERTITIESFEMYPNPVKDVVIISTREVIETIRIYDISGKFIQEASFTGTQNSIEITTSKLAQGTYFVKIKTVSGAVSVKKMVKG, encoded by the coding sequence ATGAAAAAAACCTACCTTATCCTACTTTGTACATTTTGTATGCACAGCATTCAAGCACAAATTGTAAATATTGGTGATCCAAGTCTAAAAGCTGAATTAATTGCCGATGGTGTAGACACAAACAATGATGGCGAAATTCAAGTGAGTGAAGCGCTTGCGGTTACCAATTTGAACATCATAAACAATCAAGCAGAAACTTTTCAAGGCATTGAAGAATTTACAAACCTTATAGAGTTACGTATTGGATCTGGAACGAGTATTTATAATACCGATAGCGAAAATTTAGACGTAAGAGCATTGACACAATTAGAAGAATTGTATTTGAATTCTTTTGGTGGATATATTAATCTTTCTGACTTACATTCTTTGAGAATTGTTGATACAAATTTGAGCTTTGGAAATCCTGGTAAATTCAATTTAACTGGATTGGTTAATTTAGAAAAGTTTGCGCATAGCGTTTTCAATTTAAGTAATCATAATTTTTATTTGAATCATTTGAGCAATTTGAAAGAGTTGCAATTGGACGGTCATGGATTGACACATTTGGATGTAGGAAACTTAATTAATTTACAAATGCTGAGTTGTGCCGATAATGAAATTTCGGAGATAGATTTATCTAATTTAATCAATCTTACAAAACTTTTTTGTATTCAAAATCAGTTGACTTCATTAGATCTTAGCCGTAACAATATTACAGAAACTTTACTCTTTGCAGACAATCCATTAGTTTCATTAAATATTAAAGACGGAATTATTAATGATCTCGATCAAAGTTATACCTTTAACAACACAAATATTCAATCTATTTGTTGTGATGCTAACGAACTTTCTAATGTTCAATTAGCTGTTACAAATGCTGGACATTCAGGAGTTACTTATGACACAAATTGTACGCCAACAACAGGAACTCCGTATTATACCATTCAAGGAAAAAATATTTTTGATTCAACTGTAGATGGTTGTGATATCAGTGATGGTTTTTTACCAACGGTTGCATATACAGTTTCAAACGGTACAAACGAAGTGACAATTTACACTGACAAGTTAGGAAATTATGAATTTATAGGAAAAGCAGGAAACTATACCATTACACCTAGCGTTCCTGATTCTAATTATTATACATTTTCTCCTGCAAGTATTACAGTAAACCTTCCGGCAGATGGCACTACGGTAAATCAAGACTTTTGTGTAACGCCAAACGGCGCGCCCATTGTAACATCGCTTCCGTTACGATTAAAAAACGATATTTTGGCACAAACCAACGTAGATACAAATGGTGATGGAGAAATACAAATTACAGAAGCTGAAAGCGTAACGACGTTAACGGTAGTAAGTCCTGTGATAAAAGGATTAGACGATTTTGTAAACCTTGAAACTTTAAATTGTAATTCTTCCATTTTAGGCGATCAATACAATACTGTGCGCGTGCTGTATTTGGATGTGCGTCCGTTGATTAACTTAAAAAAATTGACGGTTAGAGGAAATCGAATTGCAACCTTAGATCTGAGTCAAAATGTAAATTTAGAGAACTTGGACTGTAGAGGAAATTTACTAAATTCTTTATTACTTACTCATAATTCTAATTTAAAATATTTGCGTTGCGGAAATCTTCTGGGAAGTCCAGATGTTCCTTACGGTGTGTATTCTCCTGTAAATAATAATACGTTTAAAACGCTCGATCTAAGCAATAATCCAATTCTAGAACTTGTAGATTGTTCGTATGCCACAATGGATGGAATTATCTTTGGAAATAATACAAATTTACAAAGTATATATGCCATTAATAATGGGCTCACTTCATTAGATATTTCACAACTTCCTAATTTAAGAATTCTGTATTGTTACACCGATGATAGTACCAACAATTATATTCCAGATAGTGAACCGAATCAAATTACAGCACTTGATACTTCTCAAAATACAAACCTACTAACGCTATATTGTTATAAAAACTCAATCACATCTTTAGACATAGCCTTAAACACCAATTTACAATCGTTAAATTGTAGCTATAATTCCTTGACTTCCATTGACATTTCGCAAAATCCCAACTTATTTTACTTTAATTGCGGCAACAATCCATTGACAAACTTTGATGTTTCTCAAAATACAGGATTAAAAACATTAGGTTGTGCAAACATTGGACTCACCACCTTAGATTTGAGTCCATTTCCAGAATTATACAGTGTAAATTGTCGTGAAAATACCTTAACAACACTCGATATTTCTCAAAATCCTGCGCTAACCTATTTGAATTGTGAGAATAATCAAATTACACAATTGTTTGTGAAAAATGGAAATACTTTTACTACGACCGTCACAGACGATTATTATTATACGTATCACTTTAAATATGCTGGAAATCCAATCCAATATATCTGTGCAGATGATTTTGAAATTGAAGAAATTTTAAATTACATGCCGTCCAATTTAAGCATTGCTGTGAATACTTATTGTTCTTTTACACCAGGCGGAAGTTATAATACTGTGCAAGGAACAGTCCGTTTTGATGCTAACGGAAATGGTTGCGACGTCAATGATGATCCGTATCAATATTTGAATCTAACAATTTCAAACAGTAGCAATGAAACCGGAACTTTGGCTTCTCAAAATGATGGTTCGTATGCGTTTCATGTTTCTGATGATGATGTATATACAGTAACGCCTATTTTGGAAAACCCAACGTATTTTACAGTTTCTCCAGCCAGTGTTACCGTAAATTTCCCAACAGATGCAAGTCCATTTACACAAGATTTCTGCATCACACCAAATGGCACGCACAATGATGTTGATGTAACGTTGATTCCTTTAAATCAGGCCAGACCTGGATTTGACAGTAATTACAAATTAGTTTATAAAAACAAAGGAAACACCACTTTATCTGGAACGATCAATTTGACTTTTGAAGATGATTTTATAGAGCTGGTTTCGGCAAATCCGATGGTAGACACGCAAGCTGTAAATTCGTTGCAATGGAATTATTCGAATCTAGTACCATTTGAATCGCGTGAAATTCTATTTACGATGAATTTAAACACGCCAACCGATGCTTCTTTTCCACTAAACGGGGACGATATCCTAGATTTTGAAGCTACGATTACACCTGTTATTGATGATGAAACGATGAACGACAACACTTTCACGCTTTCGCAAACTGTAGTCAATTCTTTTGATCCGAATGATAAAAACTGCTTGCAAGGAACTGAAGTGACTACCGAACTTGTTGGAAAGTATGTCGATTATATGATTCGTTTTGAAAACACAGGAACAGCCAATGCCATAAATGTGGTTGTAAAAGACGAGATTAATACTGCGATGTTTGATCCGAGTTCGCTAATTGTGACAAACACAAGTCACGCAGTTGCCACTAGATTTACCAATGCAAATACGGTAGAGTTCATCTTTGAAAACATCAATCTTCCGTTTGATGATGCTTCGAATGATGGATATGTGACTTTTAAGATTAAAACCTTGCCGACTTTAATGATTGATGATACTTTTGAAAACGAAGCTGAAATTTATTTTGATTACAATTTCCCTATTCAAACCAACAATAGCATTACGTTGATTAAAGATGTGTTGAGCGAACGTACGATTACTATCGAAAGTTTTGAAATGTATCCAAATCCTGTGAAAGATGTGGTCATCATTAGCACAAGAGAAGTTATTGAAACGATTCGCATCTATGATATTTCAGGGAAATTCATTCAAGAAGCATCATTTACTGGAACACAAAACAGCATTGAAATTACAACTTCAAAATTAGCACAAGGAACGTATTTTGTGAAAATTAAAACGGTTTCTGGTGCGGTTTCCGTGAAGAAAATGGTGAAAGGGTAA
- a CDS encoding MGMT family protein: MKPENENFFERVYEVARLIPYGRVTSYGAIAKYLGAARSARMVGWAMNGAGKYEDIAAHRVVNRKGLLTGKHHFQGTNLMQQLLESEGVEVIDNQIQNLDKYFWDPSKELL, from the coding sequence ATGAAACCAGAAAACGAAAATTTCTTTGAACGTGTCTACGAAGTCGCTCGGTTGATTCCGTATGGAAGAGTGACAAGTTACGGAGCTATTGCCAAATATTTAGGAGCTGCGCGAAGTGCACGTATGGTCGGTTGGGCAATGAATGGCGCAGGAAAATACGAAGATATTGCCGCGCACAGAGTTGTGAACAGAAAAGGTTTGCTCACGGGAAAACATCATTTTCAAGGCACGAATTTAATGCAACAATTGCTCGAAAGCGAAGGCGTAGAAGTTATAGACAATCAAATTCAAAATCTCGACAAATACTTTTGGGATCCTTCTAAGGAGCTTTTATGA
- a CDS encoding lysine transporter LysE, with the protein MTDLIILFFITFSAALLGVVPPGLINITAAKISTQKGKLNGIIFAIGASIVVLFQAIIAVTISKYLYHNQEVIEALEKAAVIIFGLLAIYFFVIARKKTTKEKRIRMVKVSKKGSFFKGTFLAMLNVLPIPYFIGLNALWRASDLMQFTIPDIITFVLGTGFGTFAMLYMYVFYFNKSQSKSGYFSKNSDHILSILMLVLVIITLVRIFYKPAIS; encoded by the coding sequence ATGACCGATCTCATTATTCTCTTTTTTATTACCTTTTCAGCGGCACTCTTGGGTGTCGTTCCTCCAGGTTTAATCAATATTACGGCGGCAAAAATTAGTACTCAAAAAGGGAAATTGAACGGAATTATCTTCGCGATTGGTGCTTCTATTGTCGTGTTGTTTCAGGCGATTATTGCAGTTACTATTTCTAAATATTTATATCACAATCAAGAAGTTATTGAAGCTTTGGAAAAAGCGGCAGTTATTATTTTTGGTTTGTTGGCGATTTACTTTTTTGTCATCGCACGGAAAAAAACAACCAAAGAAAAACGCATTCGCATGGTAAAAGTGAGTAAAAAAGGAAGTTTTTTCAAAGGAACTTTTTTAGCAATGCTCAACGTATTACCAATTCCGTATTTCATCGGATTGAACGCATTGTGGAGAGCTTCGGACTTAATGCAGTTTACGATTCCAGATATCATCACTTTTGTATTAGGAACAGGATTTGGAACCTTTGCTATGTTGTACATGTATGTGTTTTATTTTAACAAATCGCAGTCAAAATCGGGTTATTTTTCTAAAAATTCCGATCATATTTTAAGCATATTAATGTTGGTCCTTGTCATTATAACCTTGGTACGTATATTTTACAAACCTGCTATTTCATGA
- the trmB gene encoding tRNA (guanosine(46)-N7)-methyltransferase TrmB, which translates to MGSKNKLKRFRENDTFANVLQPTREEIVSGNFPYKGTWNRDFFKNDAPIVLELGCGKGEYSVALARKFPNKNFIGIDIKGARFWRGAKTAIEESMNNVAFIRTQIELIEGLFAENEVSEIWITFPDPQIKYKRTKHRMTNEAFLARYKKVLNAEGTVHLKTDSEFMHGYTLGLLHGAGHEVLYANHDVYKNEGSPAEVTEIQTFYESQYLEVNKAITYIHFKIK; encoded by the coding sequence GTGGGAAGTAAAAACAAACTCAAACGCTTCAGAGAAAACGACACATTTGCGAATGTACTACAACCAACACGCGAAGAAATTGTCAGCGGAAATTTTCCATACAAAGGAACGTGGAATCGTGATTTCTTTAAAAATGATGCGCCAATTGTGCTCGAATTAGGTTGCGGAAAAGGAGAATATAGTGTGGCATTGGCAAGAAAGTTTCCAAACAAAAACTTTATCGGAATCGATATTAAAGGCGCGCGTTTTTGGCGTGGAGCCAAGACTGCCATTGAAGAAAGTATGAACAATGTAGCGTTCATCAGAACACAAATAGAATTGATAGAAGGTTTATTTGCTGAAAATGAAGTTTCTGAAATTTGGATTACATTCCCAGATCCGCAAATAAAATACAAACGTACCAAACACCGAATGACCAACGAAGCATTTTTGGCACGCTATAAAAAAGTACTGAATGCAGAAGGAACCGTACATTTAAAAACCGACAGCGAATTTATGCATGGGTATACTTTAGGATTGTTGCATGGCGCGGGACACGAAGTATTATATGCCAATCATGATGTGTACAAAAACGAAGGAAGTCCAGCAGAAGTTACCGAGATACAAACATTTTACGAGTCGCAATATTTGGAAGTAAACAAAGCAATTACTTATATTCACTTCAAAATTAAGTAA